One genomic region from Spirosoma sp. KCTC 42546 encodes:
- a CDS encoding YtxH domain-containing protein — protein MSRIGRDLTFLLTGIAAGSLFGLLYAPDKGKITRDRLSFRLSKYREQINLLLEDLGNSNDQPENSSKNEGQRVVNDAREKAERLLEDVDRLMAQIKQQNT, from the coding sequence ATGAGCAGAATTGGCCGTGATTTAACCTTTTTGCTGACTGGCATTGCCGCCGGTTCCCTGTTTGGATTGCTGTATGCGCCCGATAAGGGCAAAATTACCCGTGATCGACTTTCCTTCCGGTTATCGAAATACCGAGAGCAGATCAATCTGCTGCTCGAAGACTTAGGGAATTCGAACGATCAGCCCGAAAACTCATCGAAGAATGAAGGGCAACGTGTCGTTAATGATGCCCGTGAAAAAGCCGAACGACTGCTGGAAGACGTAGATCGGCTGATGGCTCAAATCAAGCAACAGAATACTTAA
- the nusB gene encoding transcription antitermination factor NusB, with translation MQALYALKQAEFSNQQMAIDGINDLFQPDLNSMLPQDKRQLEGYRKLASLLFEEAIKSNKAAQDDDAPKKVLKAANDGFVFYQIRTKKDHQHLAQMLLKQVNGIYDDYLRVMLLLVELGHAASIDSERKYRDVDETPFPFESTLNDNTVVQALAQHQPLKNEALRHGISWTDDLGFVRKALKEALKTDETYRAYCDQRTHTADEDQALAQYVLRTLIFKHETIRDHLAEIDLSWAENSEVVRGLAIRTIKSAQSPTGLQLEPLTDDWEEDELFLNTLFDQSLENDADYEQLLADQLQNWDVERVAMLDKIILKLAVCELLSFPNIPVKVTINEYIELAKAYSTPKSGKFVNGILDNLSEKLQASGRLRKSGRGLLDNK, from the coding sequence ATGCAGGCGTTGTACGCCCTGAAGCAGGCCGAATTTTCAAATCAGCAAATGGCCATCGATGGCATTAATGATCTCTTCCAACCCGACCTAAACTCGATGCTGCCGCAAGACAAGCGGCAACTCGAAGGCTACCGAAAACTCGCCAGCCTGCTCTTTGAGGAGGCTATTAAATCCAATAAAGCTGCTCAGGACGATGACGCCCCTAAAAAGGTCCTTAAAGCTGCTAACGACGGATTTGTATTCTACCAGATCCGGACAAAAAAAGACCATCAGCACCTTGCACAGATGCTATTGAAGCAGGTAAATGGCATCTACGATGATTATTTACGGGTCATGCTATTGCTTGTTGAACTGGGTCACGCGGCTAGTATTGACAGCGAACGTAAGTACCGTGATGTAGACGAAACTCCGTTCCCGTTCGAATCAACGCTCAACGACAACACGGTTGTACAGGCACTCGCCCAGCATCAGCCGCTCAAAAATGAAGCCCTCCGGCACGGCATTTCCTGGACCGATGATCTCGGATTTGTGCGAAAAGCGCTGAAAGAAGCCTTAAAAACCGATGAGACGTACCGTGCCTATTGCGATCAACGAACCCACACGGCCGATGAAGATCAGGCATTGGCACAATACGTGCTGCGGACATTGATATTTAAACACGAAACCATTCGCGATCATCTGGCCGAAATCGACCTAAGTTGGGCCGAAAACAGCGAAGTTGTGCGTGGGTTAGCCATTCGAACCATTAAGTCGGCGCAAAGCCCAACTGGTTTACAGTTGGAGCCATTGACCGACGATTGGGAAGAAGACGAATTATTCCTGAATACGTTGTTTGATCAGTCGCTGGAAAACGATGCTGATTATGAGCAGCTATTAGCCGACCAGCTTCAAAACTGGGATGTTGAGCGGGTAGCCATGCTCGATAAAATCATTCTAAAACTGGCGGTTTGTGAGTTACTCAGTTTTCCAAACATTCCGGTTAAAGTTACGATTAATGAATATATCGAACTCGCAAAGGCGTACAGTACGCCTAAAAGCGGTAAGTTTGTCAATGGAATATTAGACAACCTGTCTGAGAAGTTACAAGCCTCAGGCCGTCTGCGTAAAAGCGGACGAGGGTTGTTGGACAATAAATAA
- a CDS encoding ABC transporter ATP-binding protein has protein sequence MKALSYLNKYLLKYKWYLILGTAFTAISNLFGIFPAQLVRYALDLVRETLDVYYLYDKSPLQSGLYEVFAFSILLFGVLTLVLALLKGFFLFLVRQTLIVMSRHVEYDLKNEIYNHYQTLPLSFYRQHNTGDLMARISEDVSKVRMYVGPSIMYGLNLIVLFILVISYMVSINARLSLYVLLPLPILSVAIYIVNNIIIRRSEEIQRSLSRLSTYVQEAFSGIRVLKAFVQENNSAAKFEIESDEYRNKSLSLTRVDSLFFPIVAILVGLSNVLVIFVGGQEIIAGRLTPGNITEFILYVNMLTWPVMALGWTTSQTQRAAASQQRINEFLSIKTDIVSQKNIIHTIQGDIEFRKVRFVYPDSGIIAIKEFSMHVRSGETVAILGTTGSGKSTLANLLTRMYDVTFGEILIDGIPIKDYNLTSLREQMGYVPQDVFLFSETISNNVRFGKPDLPQERVDQAIRDADLYQNVLDFPEQFETRVGERGVTLSGGQKQRLSIARAIARDPKILILDDCLSAVDTNTENIILNNLQRIMADRTSVVISHRVSSAKLADFIIMLDEGEIIEQGTHDELLAKNGAYRELYEKQLQTEEV, from the coding sequence GTGAAAGCACTTTCCTATCTTAATAAATACCTCCTTAAGTATAAATGGTACCTGATTCTGGGAACGGCTTTTACGGCCATTTCCAACCTCTTCGGTATTTTTCCTGCCCAGTTGGTGCGGTATGCCCTCGATCTGGTACGCGAAACGCTGGATGTCTATTATCTCTACGATAAGTCTCCATTGCAATCAGGTCTCTATGAGGTGTTTGCGTTTAGTATTCTGCTTTTTGGGGTACTGACGCTCGTACTGGCTTTGCTGAAAGGGTTCTTTCTGTTTCTGGTTCGGCAAACGCTCATCGTTATGTCCCGGCACGTAGAATACGACCTCAAAAACGAGATTTACAACCACTACCAAACCCTGCCGCTTAGCTTCTATCGTCAACACAACACCGGCGATTTGATGGCCCGTATTTCGGAAGATGTCAGTAAAGTCAGGATGTACGTTGGACCGAGTATCATGTATGGGCTGAACCTGATCGTGCTGTTTATTCTGGTCATTAGTTATATGGTCAGTATTAATGCCCGACTGTCGTTATATGTGTTATTGCCGCTGCCAATTCTATCGGTAGCCATCTACATCGTTAACAACATTATCATTCGTCGGTCGGAAGAAATTCAACGGTCGTTGTCGCGCTTATCGACTTATGTGCAGGAAGCTTTTTCGGGGATTCGCGTGCTGAAGGCTTTTGTGCAGGAGAACAATTCAGCGGCTAAGTTCGAGATCGAGAGTGATGAATACCGAAATAAATCGCTGAGTCTGACACGGGTTGATTCACTGTTTTTTCCTATTGTAGCTATCCTGGTTGGCCTGAGTAACGTGCTGGTTATTTTCGTGGGTGGGCAGGAAATCATAGCTGGACGACTGACGCCCGGCAATATTACCGAGTTCATTCTGTACGTAAACATGCTGACCTGGCCGGTTATGGCCCTGGGCTGGACCACGAGCCAAACACAACGGGCAGCTGCCTCGCAACAGCGGATCAACGAGTTCCTGAGCATAAAAACCGACATCGTCTCGCAGAAGAATATCATCCACACGATTCAGGGAGACATCGAATTCAGGAAGGTTCGATTTGTGTATCCTGATTCGGGCATTATCGCGATTAAGGAGTTCTCCATGCATGTTCGGTCGGGTGAAACGGTGGCTATTCTTGGAACAACTGGCTCTGGAAAAAGCACATTGGCCAATCTGCTGACGCGGATGTATGACGTCACCTTTGGCGAGATTCTGATCGATGGAATTCCAATCAAAGATTACAATCTGACTTCGTTGCGGGAGCAAATGGGATATGTGCCGCAGGATGTGTTCCTGTTCTCTGAAACCATCAGTAACAACGTTCGTTTCGGCAAACCCGATCTGCCGCAGGAACGCGTCGATCAGGCCATCCGTGATGCCGATTTGTATCAGAACGTACTGGACTTCCCGGAACAGTTCGAAACACGCGTGGGTGAGCGGGGAGTTACGTTATCGGGCGGACAGAAGCAACGGCTAAGTATCGCCCGCGCCATCGCCCGCGACCCTAAAATCCTGATTCTGGACGACTGCCTCTCGGCGGTGGACACCAATACTGAAAACATCATCCTGAACAACCTCCAGCGTATTATGGCCGACCGTACGTCGGTGGTGATTTCGCACCGTGTTTCCTCCGCAAAACTGGCCGACTTCATCATCATGCTCGACGAGGGCGAAATCATCGAGCAGGGCACGCACGATGAATTACTGGCCAAAAACGGTGCTTACCGCGAACTCTACGAGAAGCAGTTGCAGACGGAGGAGGTGTAA
- a CDS encoding PIN domain-containing protein, producing MSYVIDANVLMSALISGKAFYKTIFGALDLLVPEFALVEIEKYKETIQQKSKLDEPAMRGYTLDIFQQLTILPNYFLSQGALTEADRLIGHIDAKDISYLALEIQTNSVLLTRDQPIYKAARQNGFRRIMLFDSFLRQYL from the coding sequence ATGAGCTACGTCATTGATGCCAATGTGCTAATGAGTGCTTTGATTAGCGGCAAAGCATTTTATAAAACTATTTTCGGAGCACTTGATTTGTTAGTACCCGAATTTGCCCTCGTTGAAATAGAGAAGTATAAAGAGACCATCCAGCAAAAGTCAAAGCTTGATGAGCCAGCAATGCGAGGGTATACGCTTGATATATTCCAACAGTTAACCATCTTGCCAAACTACTTTCTTTCACAAGGTGCACTAACTGAAGCAGATCGACTTATCGGACACATCGACGCCAAAGACATTAGCTATCTCGCCCTAGAGATACAAACCAATTCAGTATTGTTAACCCGCGATCAACCTATCTATAAAGCAGCCCGGCAGAATGGGTTTCGTCGGATTATGTTGTTTGATAGCTTTCTGCGTCAATATTTATAA
- a CDS encoding AAA family ATPase translates to MNPRVWFKSISLENVRSFGTKQTINFTDKDGKAARWNVILGDNGTGKTTVLKGLLVIVQNQQSITETGIDFTELWRFDKENIGAEIVGILSKADEDILTGFTSEKWFKDVKYNAGCAFRLTRDYEIDVNIFAYNAARRISTSAITEKKANQISSFYSENNDLINAEEWLVQADYISLKEEKFRRRYLRVMSILRQLFRDEIFGIDIQTYTGIPKVFFKTHYGDVRLHELSLGYKTLIAWMVDFAKGLFDRYPDSENPLAEPAVCLVDEIDLHLHPKFQRTIIQFLTDTFPNTQFIVTAHSPLIVQSAEDANVILLKREGDETHVADSIDVHSWRIDQILSSDLFGGVSARPPATEDKMQRRRALLLKDGRSKKEDQELAQLEEELGQLTSSESWEALKALELIGKALSK, encoded by the coding sequence ATGAATCCCCGCGTCTGGTTCAAAAGCATTTCCCTGGAAAACGTCCGTTCGTTCGGTACGAAGCAGACAATTAATTTCACGGATAAAGATGGAAAAGCTGCCCGTTGGAATGTGATTTTGGGAGATAATGGAACGGGGAAGACGACGGTTTTGAAGGGGTTGCTTGTAATAGTGCAAAATCAACAGAGTATAACTGAAACGGGTATTGATTTTACCGAACTCTGGCGATTTGACAAAGAAAATATTGGAGCGGAGATAGTAGGCATTCTATCTAAAGCAGACGAAGATATACTAACCGGCTTTACATCTGAAAAGTGGTTTAAGGATGTAAAATATAATGCTGGCTGTGCTTTTCGACTAACTCGGGATTATGAAATAGATGTGAATATTTTTGCTTATAACGCTGCTCGTCGGATAAGTACATCTGCCATAACCGAAAAGAAAGCAAATCAAATATCAAGTTTTTATTCTGAAAATAATGATCTGATTAACGCCGAGGAATGGCTTGTTCAGGCAGACTATATATCTTTAAAAGAAGAAAAGTTCAGACGGCGATATCTAAGAGTGATGAGCATATTGAGGCAACTTTTTCGAGACGAAATATTTGGCATTGATATACAGACATACACTGGTATACCTAAAGTATTCTTCAAAACACACTACGGTGATGTGCGCCTACATGAATTAAGCCTTGGCTACAAAACCCTCATTGCATGGATGGTAGACTTTGCAAAAGGCCTATTTGATCGTTATCCCGACAGCGAAAATCCTCTAGCCGAACCTGCCGTTTGTTTGGTAGATGAAATTGATTTACATCTGCACCCAAAATTCCAGCGTACTATCATTCAGTTTTTGACCGATACGTTTCCCAATACTCAATTTATTGTCACAGCACATAGTCCATTGATTGTACAATCGGCGGAGGATGCGAATGTTATTTTGTTGAAACGGGAAGGGGATGAAACGCACGTTGCCGATAGCATTGATGTGCATAGCTGGCGTATCGATCAGATTTTGAGCAGTGATTTGTTTGGGGGAGTAAGTGCCCGTCCGCCTGCAACAGAGGATAAAATGCAACGTCGGCGTGCCTTATTGTTGAAAGATGGCCGTTCAAAAAAAGAAGATCAGGAGTTAGCCCAGTTAGAGGAAGAACTTGGCCAACTAACGTCATCAGAGTCATGGGAGGCTCTCAAAGCATTGGAATTGATTGGCAAAGCATTGAGCAAGTGA
- a CDS encoding DinB family protein, with protein sequence MSQLDQLLAGVAAARVRYLTEVGKLTEAQAHWKPSPEVWSAVENTEHLYWAEHGGIWGIWRALLAKQMGNPVWEGELIHRGLPIETIIERTWRPKEQVPAIAAPCMGGPFIFWLSAFANLQQPLSDLCVALANEDLETIIHPHAISGPLDIRQRFEFLRFHIDRHRNQVMALGLV encoded by the coding sequence ATGTCTCAACTAGATCAGCTCCTGGCCGGTGTTGCCGCTGCCCGTGTTCGCTACCTTACTGAAGTTGGAAAGCTCACAGAAGCGCAGGCCCACTGGAAACCATCGCCTGAGGTATGGAGCGCCGTCGAAAATACGGAACATCTGTACTGGGCGGAGCACGGCGGCATTTGGGGAATCTGGCGGGCGTTACTGGCTAAACAAATGGGTAATCCCGTTTGGGAAGGAGAACTGATTCATAGGGGGCTACCTATCGAAACCATTATTGAGCGAACCTGGCGGCCCAAGGAGCAAGTACCTGCCATTGCGGCTCCGTGCATGGGTGGCCCATTTATCTTTTGGCTATCGGCATTTGCCAATTTGCAACAACCTTTAAGTGATCTGTGCGTCGCGCTGGCCAACGAAGACTTAGAAACAATTATTCATCCTCACGCCATCTCTGGCCCGTTAGACATCCGGCAGCGTTTCGAGTTTCTGCGCTTCCACATCGACCGGCACCGGAATCAGGTAATGGCGTTGGGGCTGGTTTAA
- a CDS encoding VOC family protein: MSLKHVNIAVSDVVQTKAFFETYFGFRCLELKGDFIAILHDDDGFILTISNFKKGEIPQYPADFHVGFVQETPEKVMEIYQRMKADGIDVGKEPRNYAGRGTMSFYVPVPGNFLIEVLCIVE; encoded by the coding sequence ATGTCACTCAAGCATGTAAACATAGCGGTATCCGATGTGGTACAAACAAAAGCATTTTTTGAAACGTATTTTGGCTTCCGCTGCCTCGAATTAAAGGGCGATTTTATTGCCATTCTTCATGATGACGATGGGTTTATTCTAACAATCAGCAATTTTAAGAAAGGTGAAATACCTCAGTACCCGGCCGATTTTCATGTGGGCTTCGTTCAGGAAACGCCCGAAAAAGTCATGGAAATTTATCAGCGGATGAAAGCCGATGGCATCGACGTTGGTAAAGAGCCCCGAAATTACGCCGGGCGTGGAACCATGTCGTTTTATGTACCCGTGCCCGGAAATTTCCTGATCGAAGTACTATGTATTGTTGAATAA
- a CDS encoding MarR family winged helix-turn-helix transcriptional regulator — MKKKKAILAELTTYLQNNERNWVRLIAVTKRLTDGWMQNAMNASTDMPFKTSFMKFLTNISLNGTTNQELAKRAMQPKQAMSRTVKEMEVEGLITTEKSKRDGRSAKISLTDDGKKLLLVAKREQEKLTNTYKELVGEENFAIAVEVLYQIISYHESLSQAEEDEY; from the coding sequence GTGAAAAAGAAGAAGGCTATCCTGGCCGAGTTAACGACCTATTTGCAGAATAATGAGCGTAATTGGGTGCGTTTGATTGCGGTTACCAAACGGCTGACAGATGGCTGGATGCAGAATGCCATGAACGCATCGACGGATATGCCCTTCAAAACCTCGTTCATGAAATTCCTGACCAATATTAGTTTAAACGGGACTACCAATCAGGAATTGGCCAAACGGGCCATGCAGCCTAAACAGGCCATGAGCCGGACGGTGAAAGAAATGGAGGTGGAAGGACTGATTACGACCGAGAAAAGCAAACGTGACGGGCGTAGCGCTAAGATTTCCCTGACAGATGACGGTAAAAAACTCTTGCTGGTGGCTAAACGAGAACAGGAAAAACTTACAAACACGTATAAAGAATTAGTGGGCGAAGAAAACTTCGCCATTGCTGTAGAGGTGCTTTACCAGATCATTTCCTACCACGAATCGCTTAGCCAAGCGGAGGAAGATGAATACTGA